The Panicum virgatum strain AP13 chromosome 5K, P.virgatum_v5, whole genome shotgun sequence genome has a window encoding:
- the LOC120709451 gene encoding protein MHF2 homolog, which produces MDEDATASNLRAAETFDPDLIHAIFKLVWRRRAEKSRGGNEDIDIEPAPKTSRRNRSTTANASALKVSCELLRIFITEAIQRSAFIAEAEGATVIEPTHLERVLPQLLLDF; this is translated from the exons ATGGACGAAGATGCGACGGCGAGCAACTTGCGCGCTGCTGAGACATTTGATCCT GACCTTATTCACGCCATCTTTAAGCTGGTGTGGAGGCGGCGGGCAGAGAAGAGCAGGGGTGGCAATGAGGACATCGACATTGAG CCTGCTCCGAAGACTTCGAGAAGAAACCGGAGTACAACTG CTAATGCAAGTGCGCTTAAAGTCAGCTGTGAACTTTTGCGCATATTCATTACAG AGGCTATTCAACGTTCTGCTTTTATTGCTGAGGCGGAGGGAGCTACTGTTATCGAACCCACCCATCTAGAGCGTGTATTGCCGCAGCTTCTCTTGGACTTTTGA